A stretch of the Saprospiraceae bacterium genome encodes the following:
- a CDS encoding RagB/SusD family nutrient uptake outer membrane protein: MKNFIIVGFICIVFASCDNQLDVKPSQEIDENAALNTAQDVKVTLIGAYNSLSNENVYGGGFQLISELVGDDREVVFGGSFYELSEMWRKELTTGNDLVSQTWIEAYKAINLANNVLSALDKLDAAERNQIEGEARFIRAVTYFGLVNVFAKTWNDGDNLLNPGVPLVTKPTRVISKDDFIARSSVAAVYDQILEDLLAAEQLLADQEAGANSGFALKTAATAFLARVYLMQGNYSACLEASNKIIESAKHNLSPSFDELFVDASVGQSNESIFKILVTAQDGISGLNTYFASADFQGRGDIRIQNKHFGLYESDDPRGKFFSEASMRFFTNKFNDSRGDVVIVRLAEMYLNRAECNFRLNSSIGAAPLDDLNAIRERAGATKLDVSQLDLNRILVDRKLELCFEGNLLLDSKRNHFKIDDLEYNDPRLVLPIPQREIDTNKALRQNEGY, encoded by the coding sequence ATGAAAAATTTTATAATAGTTGGATTTATATGTATTGTATTTGCATCCTGCGATAATCAATTGGATGTAAAACCAAGTCAGGAAATAGATGAGAACGCAGCGTTGAATACGGCACAGGATGTAAAAGTGACATTAATCGGTGCTTATAACTCCTTATCAAATGAAAATGTTTATGGTGGCGGTTTTCAATTGATTTCTGAACTTGTTGGTGATGACCGAGAAGTTGTTTTTGGTGGTTCATTCTACGAATTATCTGAAATGTGGCGTAAAGAGTTGACAACTGGAAATGATTTAGTAAGCCAAACCTGGATTGAGGCATATAAAGCTATTAATCTCGCTAATAATGTTTTATCGGCACTTGATAAACTGGATGCGGCAGAGCGAAATCAAATTGAAGGTGAAGCACGATTTATTCGCGCGGTTACTTATTTTGGTTTGGTAAATGTATTTGCAAAAACATGGAATGATGGAGACAATCTTTTGAATCCAGGAGTACCATTAGTTACCAAGCCAACACGAGTCATCTCTAAGGATGATTTTATTGCCCGGTCTTCAGTTGCAGCAGTGTACGATCAAATCCTGGAAGATTTATTGGCTGCCGAGCAATTGTTAGCTGATCAAGAAGCTGGCGCAAATTCAGGATTTGCATTAAAAACTGCAGCAACAGCATTTTTGGCAAGAGTGTATTTAATGCAAGGAAATTATTCTGCATGCCTGGAAGCAAGCAATAAAATTATAGAATCAGCTAAACATAATTTATCTCCGTCTTTTGATGAATTATTTGTGGATGCGAGTGTCGGACAGTCCAATGAAAGTATTTTTAAAATATTAGTTACCGCACAAGATGGAATCAGTGGTTTAAATACCTACTTTGCTTCTGCAGATTTTCAGGGAAGGGGAGATATTCGGATTCAAAACAAACATTTCGGATTGTATGAGTCTGATGACCCAAGAGGTAAATTCTTTTCCGAAGCCAGTATGCGCTTTTTTACCAATAAGTTTAATGATTCAAGAGGTGATGTTGTAATTGTCCGATTGGCTGAAATGTATTTAAATCGGGCAGAATGCAATTTTCGTTTAAATTCAAGCATCGGAGCAGCTCCGCTCGATGATCTTAACGCAATTAGGGAACGTGCCGGTGCAACTAAATTGGATGTGAGTCAGCTAGATCTAAACCGTATTTTAGTTGACCGTAAATTGGAATTGTGTTTTGAAGGAAACTTACTTTTAGATAGTAAGCGAAACCATTTTAAAATTGATGACCTCGAATACAATGACCCAAGATTGGTTTTACCTATTCCGCAGCGAGAAATTGATACCAATAAAGCATTGCGACAAAATGAAGGGTATTGA
- a CDS encoding T9SS type A sorting domain-containing protein, producing MKQIFYYLTEHKMVFTCIHLLCLTSFITNSRLHAQVLVSKENQWNVAIYPTFSPEYKSYAIRLLDDTLVNGLRYRKIYYSYDKQNTQWEYQNGMLREDTLKRIYYKSEQAAEVLLYDFSLKVKDTFKIPQFCTLQVVEIDTIKLNDGQLRKRLKLMIKDQPIWGHEYWIEGIGSQFGLINHFNFCETDYADVLLCFYIKGNLIYPMSPLICFITENDEASNEPGIKLFPNPFHSKIELNSNNSNFTCFKILNIDGHLMHQGHIDNPITKINLETLDSGIYILVVQKDDGNQQVKRIIKR from the coding sequence ATGAAGCAAATATTTTACTACTTAACAGAACATAAGATGGTATTTACGTGTATACACTTGCTTTGTTTGACGTCGTTTATTACGAATTCAAGATTACATGCTCAAGTTTTAGTTAGTAAAGAAAATCAATGGAATGTAGCCATATATCCAACATTTTCGCCAGAATACAAATCGTACGCCATTAGACTTCTAGATGACACACTGGTTAATGGACTTCGATATCGCAAGATTTATTATTCATACGACAAACAAAATACACAATGGGAGTATCAGAATGGAATGCTTCGGGAAGATACTCTTAAACGAATCTACTACAAAAGTGAACAAGCCGCAGAAGTACTGCTATATGATTTTAGTTTGAAAGTTAAGGATACTTTTAAAATTCCGCAATTTTGCACCTTACAAGTCGTCGAGATAGATACTATAAAACTGAATGACGGACAACTCAGAAAACGACTGAAACTAATGATAAAAGACCAACCAATTTGGGGACATGAATATTGGATTGAAGGAATTGGCAGTCAATTTGGACTCATTAATCATTTTAATTTTTGTGAAACGGATTATGCAGATGTACTTCTATGCTTTTACATTAAAGGCAATTTAATTTATCCGATGTCCCCATTAATATGTTTTATTACTGAAAATGATGAAGCCTCAAATGAACCTGGAATTAAATTATTTCCTAATCCGTTTCATAGCAAAATTGAACTAAACTCAAACAATTCTAATTTTACTTGCTTCAAAATACTTAACATAGATGGACATCTAATGCATCAAGGGCATATAGACAATCCAATCACAAAAATAAATTTAGAAACATTGGATAGCGGTATTTACATTCTTGTTGTCCAGAAAGACGATGGAAATCAACAGGTTAAAAGAATTATTAAACGATGA
- a CDS encoding T9SS type A sorting domain-containing protein, with protein MKILIPHIFSILILIQNVEGQNYFSRHFDFEGDNDIAWNITKAGDRYVVFSANYCHQNTVGCSGLLCFNKNLDLIWRIQLDSVGPLFEECVTADDQFIYLCVTPEYNPNYVMRLYKIDLNGNLIHMKELGPYSKRISPIVMNHHQDLLYMNVLYWHDRNIKGYDSTEIWYMDKNFEVVHKFTDTDKNKYEDLTGFRPTLDGNFIASKTYFNNNGIVRGMVKKFDPSGRNIQNFHLPWTHAGYYDLGLEHVKPTRDNGWVGLWHQEIEVFFNDTFPRQPMVYKMDSMGNVEWLQIFYSKYPKRIINLFEASNGDIILVGEKESSGRVNKYVLSGWVVRIASDGKILWEKSYNDTISINGYSHFYDGLEMENGDFVFCGSIKPFQEAGIIYNTDNWLVHTDRNGCILPSCDSFQLLTKIDFPKQQPFSEVRFTNPVANELVVESDSFSSPVSITITDLKSSKILEFKEMLLPLKCNVSQVPAGIYLLKIQDMKTHISKTYKFLKT; from the coding sequence ATGAAAATACTCATTCCACATATTTTTTCAATCCTTATACTCATCCAAAATGTAGAAGGACAAAACTATTTTAGTCGACATTTTGATTTTGAGGGAGATAATGACATTGCCTGGAATATTACAAAAGCAGGTGATCGATATGTGGTCTTTTCCGCTAATTATTGCCATCAAAACACAGTAGGCTGCTCTGGCCTACTGTGTTTTAATAAAAATTTAGACCTCATTTGGAGAATTCAATTAGACAGTGTTGGGCCCTTATTTGAAGAGTGCGTGACGGCTGATGATCAATTTATTTATTTGTGTGTTACGCCTGAATACAATCCAAATTATGTTATGAGATTGTATAAAATTGACCTAAATGGCAACTTGATTCATATGAAAGAATTGGGACCCTATAGCAAACGAATCTCTCCTATCGTTATGAATCACCACCAGGATTTGCTCTATATGAATGTATTGTATTGGCATGATAGGAATATAAAAGGGTATGATTCCACAGAAATATGGTATATGGATAAAAATTTTGAAGTGGTTCATAAATTTACTGATACTGATAAAAATAAGTATGAAGATTTAACTGGATTCAGACCAACCTTAGATGGTAATTTTATTGCCAGTAAAACCTACTTTAATAACAACGGAATTGTAAGAGGAATGGTAAAAAAATTTGATCCCAGTGGCAGGAACATACAAAACTTTCACCTTCCATGGACCCATGCAGGCTATTATGATTTAGGATTAGAGCATGTAAAACCAACGCGTGATAATGGATGGGTAGGCTTGTGGCATCAAGAAATAGAAGTTTTTTTTAACGATACATTTCCTAGGCAGCCAATGGTTTATAAAATGGATAGCATGGGAAATGTTGAATGGCTTCAAATTTTTTACAGCAAATATCCAAAACGAATCATCAATCTATTTGAAGCATCAAATGGGGATATCATTCTGGTCGGAGAGAAGGAGAGCTCTGGCAGAGTTAACAAATATGTTTTAAGTGGGTGGGTGGTTCGTATAGCTTCAGATGGGAAAATTCTATGGGAAAAAAGTTACAACGATACAATTTCGATAAATGGATACAGTCATTTTTATGATGGCCTTGAAATGGAAAATGGAGATTTTGTCTTTTGTGGAAGCATTAAACCGTTCCAAGAAGCTGGAATAATTTACAACACCGACAATTGGCTCGTTCACACCGATCGAAACGGTTGCATCCTTCCATCTTGCGATAGTTTTCAACTTTTGACAAAAATTGACTTTCCTAAACAGCAGCCATTTTCAGAAGTTCGGTTTACCAATCCTGTTGCAAATGAACTGGTTGTTGAGAGCGATTCTTTCTCATCACCTGTATCAATTACAATTACTGATCTAAAATCATCCAAAATTCTGGAATTTAAAGAAATGCTCCTGCCTTTAAAATGCAATGTAAGCCAAGTTCCAGCCGGCATCTACCTATTAAAAATCCAGGACATGAAAACACATATTTCTAAAACCTATAAATTCTTAAAGACATGA
- a CDS encoding TonB-dependent receptor: MKTNVILFLLLLFSELCLAQNRQITGTVRSAKDQTPLVGASVLIKGSNTGTVSDIDGSFRLEVGTNATLICRYIGYVSQELAINNQTSIEIQLAEDLQLLSEIIVTGYGTQTKRDLTGAISKIRQTDVRDIPANSVEQLLQGTAAGVQVNAGSGKLGQAMQIRVRGNSSVSASNEPLYVVDGIPITTANLSATGYGATNSLVDLNPEDIESVEILKDASAAAIYGSRGSNGVVLITTKKGHEGKTSINFTIQSGSAEAAKKVKFLNAAQYVDYYTKAAANSDRIDGIDSNDPDSYTSYIKGFFDAISAGTYGTADQADTQWDELGFQNAPQTQVDLSIDGGNAKTKFYTSGQYLDQTGIMKGNQLTRFSGRIGVDHEANAYLTIGLNMGLSRLKNKRISYDNNFDTPLQIIALTPLTPLKDPSTGLLIGTPPGDINLPLYYNPLINIGNAFHDAIIHRNLSSAYAALKICKGLTFRSEFGIDLLNQQEESYFNSKTQRNQGQEFGYGFNQFNRVENYNFNNFLNYQKEFDIHQLDLILGTSYQQSELQSNNVSGSNFPSDAYKKISSAAEIIGGTSTETNFRFVSYFARANYKLMNRFLASVSGRVDGSSRFGADNRYGFFPAASLGWVVSDESFMSSVSPISFLKIRTSYGRTGNAEIGNLPQLGLFSGDAGYGGQAGQRPSQLANPDLKWETTDQVDLGIDFGFLKDRITGELDLYRKSTSGLLLNVNVPATTGFTSQVKNVGKLENKGIEFVLNAVVLDRPNLKWIAGFNVAANRNKINDIQGQIIEAGFNSMSRAMEGQSMCTFFTAEYAGVDPTNGDALWYKNTLNPDGSLDRTKTADYSEAQRVVIGSALPKWIGGISSTLKFKRFELNMLWNFVQGNLINFYGIGQYASANGLYEDNQTIDQLNSWTIENPNTDIPEARLYYTNGSEASSRYLKDGSFLRLRSASLSYNLPASLSSKARIRNVRLFITGLNLITITKYHFWDPEVNSDALSNNNIAQGYDFYTAPVPRTIVGGINLQF; this comes from the coding sequence ATGAAAACAAATGTCATTTTGTTTCTATTGCTACTTTTTAGTGAGCTATGTCTGGCGCAAAACCGACAGATCACAGGAACCGTTCGATCTGCCAAAGATCAAACCCCATTAGTAGGTGCAAGTGTATTAATTAAAGGTTCAAATACCGGAACTGTCAGCGATATTGATGGAAGTTTCCGATTGGAAGTAGGGACCAATGCAACTTTAATTTGCAGATATATTGGCTATGTAAGTCAGGAATTGGCAATAAATAATCAAACAAGTATTGAAATCCAACTTGCTGAAGATCTTCAGTTGTTATCTGAAATTATCGTGACAGGGTACGGAACACAAACAAAAAGAGATTTGACCGGTGCAATTTCTAAAATCCGACAAACAGATGTTCGTGACATCCCTGCAAATAGTGTTGAACAGTTGTTGCAGGGAACTGCAGCAGGAGTGCAAGTGAATGCAGGATCAGGAAAATTAGGTCAGGCTATGCAAATCAGGGTCCGCGGTAATTCATCTGTATCTGCGTCAAATGAACCACTTTATGTGGTTGATGGAATTCCAATTACCACAGCAAATTTATCTGCCACTGGTTACGGTGCAACCAATTCATTGGTTGATTTAAATCCAGAAGATATCGAATCCGTCGAAATTTTAAAGGATGCTTCTGCAGCTGCTATTTATGGTTCAAGAGGCTCTAATGGCGTAGTTTTAATTACAACCAAGAAGGGGCATGAAGGAAAAACATCTATAAATTTTACGATTCAATCCGGTTCTGCTGAGGCTGCCAAAAAAGTTAAATTTTTAAATGCAGCACAATATGTAGATTACTATACAAAGGCAGCTGCAAACTCAGATCGCATAGATGGGATTGATTCAAATGATCCAGATTCTTATACCAGTTATATTAAAGGATTTTTTGATGCCATCAGTGCAGGTACATATGGGACAGCCGATCAGGCGGATACTCAATGGGACGAGCTTGGATTTCAAAATGCTCCTCAAACCCAGGTTGATTTAAGTATTGACGGGGGCAATGCAAAAACTAAATTTTATACTTCGGGGCAATATCTGGATCAAACTGGAATTATGAAAGGAAATCAATTAACCAGATTTTCCGGACGAATTGGAGTAGATCATGAAGCCAATGCCTATTTGACCATTGGATTAAATATGGGTCTGAGTCGTTTAAAAAATAAGCGTATCAGCTATGATAATAATTTTGATACGCCGTTGCAAATTATCGCTTTGACTCCTTTGACTCCACTTAAGGATCCATCAACTGGATTATTAATTGGCACACCACCGGGTGATATTAATCTCCCACTTTATTATAATCCATTAATTAATATTGGAAACGCTTTTCATGATGCGATTATACATCGAAATCTAAGCAGTGCGTATGCAGCTTTAAAAATATGCAAAGGATTGACTTTCCGTTCCGAATTTGGAATTGATTTATTAAATCAGCAAGAAGAATCATATTTTAATAGTAAAACGCAAAGAAATCAAGGTCAGGAATTTGGATATGGTTTTAATCAATTTAACCGTGTTGAAAATTATAATTTCAATAATTTTTTAAATTATCAAAAGGAATTTGATATTCATCAATTGGATTTGATCCTGGGAACTTCTTATCAACAATCAGAATTGCAAAGTAATAATGTATCTGGATCAAATTTTCCATCAGATGCCTATAAAAAAATATCCAGTGCTGCTGAAATAATTGGTGGCACATCAACTGAAACTAATTTTAGATTTGTTTCTTATTTTGCTCGGGCGAACTATAAGTTGATGAATCGTTTTCTTGCAAGCGTAAGTGGACGAGTGGACGGTTCTTCACGATTTGGTGCAGATAACCGCTATGGTTTTTTCCCAGCTGCATCACTTGGATGGGTGGTATCGGATGAAAGCTTTATGAGTTCAGTTAGTCCGATTAGTTTTCTTAAGATTCGCACAAGTTATGGCCGTACCGGAAATGCAGAAATTGGAAATCTCCCACAGCTGGGTCTATTTTCTGGTGATGCAGGGTATGGTGGACAAGCAGGTCAAAGGCCTTCGCAATTGGCCAATCCTGATTTAAAATGGGAAACTACAGATCAGGTTGATTTAGGCATCGACTTTGGCTTTTTAAAAGATCGTATAACCGGGGAGCTTGATTTATATAGAAAATCTACCAGTGGATTATTATTAAATGTTAATGTTCCTGCAACAACAGGATTTACCAGCCAGGTAAAAAATGTTGGTAAATTAGAAAATAAAGGCATTGAATTTGTGCTGAATGCAGTTGTGTTGGATCGACCTAATTTAAAATGGATTGCTGGTTTCAATGTGGCAGCTAATCGGAATAAAATAAATGACATTCAAGGTCAAATTATTGAAGCTGGATTTAATAGTATGAGTCGTGCAATGGAAGGTCAGTCAATGTGCACTTTTTTTACTGCGGAATATGCTGGTGTTGATCCAACAAATGGCGATGCATTGTGGTATAAAAACACATTGAATCCGGATGGTAGTTTAGATCGGACAAAAACTGCGGATTATTCAGAAGCGCAACGAGTTGTTATTGGCAGTGCACTTCCAAAATGGATTGGTGGAATTTCAAGTACATTAAAATTTAAACGGTTTGAGTTAAATATGTTATGGAATTTCGTTCAGGGTAACCTTATTAATTTTTATGGCATCGGACAATATGCTTCGGCAAATGGACTCTATGAAGACAATCAAACCATTGATCAATTAAATTCATGGACCATTGAAAATCCAAATACAGATATCCCAGAAGCACGATTGTATTATACTAACGGATCTGAAGCCTCCAGCCGTTATTTAAAAGATGGTTCCTTTTTGCGCTTAAGAAGCGCTAGTTTGTCATATAATTTACCTGCCAGTTTAAGTAGTAAAGCAAGAATTCGCAATGTAAGATTATTTATAACGGGATTAAATCTGATCACTATAACCAAATACCATTTTTGGGATCCGGAGGTCAACTCAGATGCCCTAAGCAATAATAATATTGCACAGGGTTATGATTTTTATACCGCTCCTGTTCCTAGAACAATTGTTGGTGGAATTAATTTACAATTTTAA
- a CDS encoding T9SS type A sorting domain-containing protein, with protein sequence MKYLLISTLMWLLVHCNLFGQSFDFECLPEGSAIQESEISNCPFGDLSQEEMDALPEVIVYINIHYIKGNYGNFYPGNSNGDLKDGNYYGHLMVNHANNDFKNLIPSPSGLSHKIGDSRIRYVLYTNPNEPADLYGGIWYWDQEPNVFPYPNVMNIVMFNGGPNDELKGTACGQSGCCTRLTTIGAYYHVWKNSVQPKFGHWAFAQLLNHEFLHTLGLCHSFSIINPCKDINPAVECKCGPGTTTCGGPAYGCCSWNGNSTNIMNYAPTLKSLSMCQWGTAYNNAISKNCPFLTFCETQTEPLIIEAGSIITWDHLMIIDRPVIVMPTASLIITCEARFSTEAYVEVRRGAKLTVDGALLTNLCPDGFWPGIQVWGNPSKLQPDPANGINGINDAGIVQVINGATIQHARTAISTGAWAQGGSVAWSHFGGAIYCENSSFIDNRRGVEFMKYIYPNKSKFINCTFSESGNYVDNSVGVTIWECNDITFNRNTFRFLDVAGIFGVDFGAKIYDHNQFWNLPTGIESYNTLFYKGNLDIGQNNSNPNYFKNNTRHIYCASGNGLDRVNIINNDLFNATGNGIIIEGSCHYRIENNRFRNIPLAVVSDASGDDHNLIKCNQFDKHENGILFRDINFQTQFLDNCFPENIDIGVVVNPGASIRSEQGDNSRVANNCLQSKVDIYVPSPFSVFDYFSRQQPGALYCDPHDIYCETPSDNLSDGGFNNYYLHKIKVNTSINCSDNKEEQIVPTLSITEARSKIYFVSSLLNLYPQNTTLQNEFQLATNNLNSLIKDTISTLLESNLYQEAIQLLNPEQSEFELRLTIGLYLMIQNFEQAEELLRNILASNEKLTTFKNVQLTNIKRLREKWNFKPNDIDFQNLKHMADSKSPDRIYAKALLALDTGKSQAGIYSPSSIPLNERNNKTSLNEQNQLELFPNPVSGILNVKYNNKLIKASRFEIYNLLGIKIKTGNLDHSGNLKLNFEKFPNGIYIFNLLDSRGNITSKIRFIVKQN encoded by the coding sequence ATGAAGTACTTATTAATTTCCACTTTAATGTGGCTGCTTGTGCATTGCAATTTATTTGGACAATCTTTTGATTTTGAATGCCTTCCTGAAGGATCTGCCATTCAAGAATCTGAAATTTCGAATTGCCCGTTTGGTGATTTAAGCCAGGAAGAAATGGATGCTTTACCAGAAGTGATTGTTTATATCAACATTCATTACATTAAAGGCAACTACGGCAATTTTTATCCGGGAAATTCAAACGGAGATCTGAAGGATGGAAACTATTATGGTCACCTGATGGTAAATCATGCAAACAATGATTTTAAAAATTTAATTCCAAGTCCATCCGGCTTAAGCCATAAAATTGGAGATTCCAGGATACGCTATGTACTCTATACCAATCCAAACGAACCAGCTGACCTGTATGGCGGTATTTGGTATTGGGATCAAGAACCCAACGTTTTTCCATATCCTAATGTAATGAACATAGTAATGTTTAACGGAGGTCCCAACGACGAATTAAAAGGAACTGCCTGCGGTCAAAGCGGTTGTTGCACACGTTTAACTACCATAGGTGCCTATTATCATGTTTGGAAAAATTCCGTGCAACCAAAATTTGGTCATTGGGCTTTTGCTCAACTACTAAACCATGAATTTTTACACACCTTAGGTTTGTGTCATTCATTTTCCATAATCAATCCTTGTAAAGACATCAATCCGGCAGTAGAATGCAAATGTGGACCGGGAACAACAACTTGTGGGGGTCCAGCTTATGGCTGTTGTTCATGGAATGGAAACAGCACCAATATCATGAATTATGCGCCTACTTTAAAATCATTGAGCATGTGTCAATGGGGAACAGCCTATAACAATGCAATTTCCAAAAATTGCCCGTTTTTAACATTTTGCGAAACACAAACTGAACCCTTAATTATTGAAGCAGGTTCAATAATCACCTGGGATCATTTGATGATTATTGATCGCCCGGTAATTGTCATGCCTACAGCAAGCCTGATCATTACTTGTGAAGCGCGATTCAGTACGGAAGCTTATGTGGAAGTTCGGCGCGGCGCAAAACTCACGGTAGATGGAGCTCTTTTAACGAATTTGTGTCCGGATGGTTTTTGGCCAGGCATCCAGGTATGGGGAAACCCGAGTAAATTACAACCAGACCCGGCAAATGGAATTAATGGGATCAACGACGCAGGTATTGTACAAGTAATTAATGGTGCCACCATACAGCATGCGCGCACTGCAATATCAACAGGAGCGTGGGCCCAAGGTGGATCAGTCGCCTGGTCACATTTTGGAGGTGCGATTTATTGCGAAAACAGCAGCTTCATAGACAATCGCCGCGGTGTAGAATTCATGAAATACATTTATCCCAACAAAAGTAAATTTATCAATTGCACATTCAGCGAAAGTGGAAATTATGTAGATAATTCGGTAGGAGTTACTATCTGGGAATGCAATGACATTACATTCAACCGCAACACCTTTCGATTTTTAGATGTCGCAGGAATTTTTGGAGTTGACTTTGGTGCTAAAATTTACGATCACAATCAATTTTGGAATCTCCCAACTGGAATAGAATCGTATAACACCTTATTTTATAAAGGGAACTTAGACATAGGACAAAACAACAGCAATCCAAATTATTTTAAGAATAACACCAGGCACATCTATTGTGCTTCTGGAAATGGTCTTGATCGAGTTAATATTATTAATAACGATTTATTCAATGCTACTGGTAATGGGATTATTATTGAAGGATCCTGTCATTACAGAATTGAAAATAATCGTTTTAGAAATATTCCATTGGCTGTGGTATCTGATGCAAGTGGAGATGATCATAATTTGATTAAATGCAACCAATTTGACAAACATGAAAATGGAATTCTCTTCAGAGATATAAATTTTCAAACACAGTTTCTTGATAACTGTTTTCCTGAAAACATTGACATAGGTGTGGTGGTTAATCCAGGTGCTAGTATTAGATCTGAGCAAGGTGACAATTCGCGAGTAGCCAATAACTGCCTACAATCGAAAGTAGATATTTATGTGCCATCTCCATTTAGTGTATTTGATTACTTTTCAAGGCAACAGCCCGGAGCTTTATATTGTGATCCACATGACATTTATTGTGAAACACCAAGTGATAATTTATCAGATGGGGGGTTCAATAATTACTATTTACATAAAATTAAGGTCAATACTTCAATAAATTGTTCCGATAACAAAGAAGAACAAATTGTACCTACATTGAGTATAACCGAAGCAAGATCTAAAATATATTTTGTGAGTAGCCTGCTAAATTTATATCCACAAAATACGACTCTCCAAAATGAATTTCAATTAGCAACTAATAATTTAAATTCATTAATTAAAGATACCATTTCAACTCTTTTGGAATCAAACTTGTATCAGGAAGCAATTCAATTGTTAAATCCAGAACAATCAGAATTTGAACTAAGACTTACAATTGGTTTATATTTAATGATTCAAAACTTTGAGCAGGCAGAAGAATTATTGAGAAATATTCTAGCGAGTAATGAAAAATTAACTACATTTAAAAATGTACAATTAACAAACATCAAGAGACTTCGGGAAAAATGGAATTTCAAGCCAAATGATATTGATTTTCAAAACTTAAAACATATGGCTGATTCAAAATCACCTGACAGAATATATGCCAAAGCGTTACTTGCTCTGGATACAGGAAAATCACAAGCTGGAATTTATTCACCTTCTTCAATACCGTTAAATGAACGAAATAATAAAACATCGCTAAATGAACAAAATCAATTGGAATTATTTCCAAATCCTGTCAGTGGAATTTTGAATGTTAAGTATAACAATAAATTAATTAAAGCGAGTCGTTTTGAGATTTATAATTTGTTAGGTATAAAAATCAAAACTGGTAACCTGGATCATAGCGGAAATTTGAAATTGAACTTTGAAAAATTCCCAAATGGCATCTATATATTTAACCTTCTCGATTCAAGAGGAAATATAACAAGTAAAATTCGTTTTATTGTAAAACAAAATTAA